In the Alphaproteobacteria bacterium CG11_big_fil_rev_8_21_14_0_20_39_49 genome, GAACACATTTTTTGGTTGAAAACCCCATGGAAAATACTCTGATTGAAATTAATGATACGTTACTATATAAAAACTATACGATTTTCCAATTTTTATTTTTTGTTCTTTATACAATATGAAAATTCTATCTGTAGACACTACTTGCGGCGACTGTTCCGTTTCACTGTTAAAAGACGGTAATATTGCCTGTGAAATTACTCAGACCGAGTCCGGCAAGCAGGCGGAGCAAATGATATCGCTAATACAGACCGTCCTAAAAAACGGCGGTACTAATTATAAAGAGCTTGACGCAATAGCGGTAAACATAGGTCCCGGTAGCTTTACGGGGGTAAGGATAGGGTTATCGGGTGTAAAGGGTATTAACCTTGTAACCGGAACTCCTATAGTACCCGTCACAAGTTTTGAATCGGTTGCCATGCAGCTTGACCTGAAAAATAATAAAAAGGATATACTTGTTGCACTCGATGCCAAAAGGAAGCAGCTATATGTTCAGCTTTTCAGAGCAAATCTAGAACCGCTGACACCACCTGAATTAATTAGCTACGACCAAATAACCAAGTTCAATAAAAATAATGAAATCATATTAACCGGTAACGGCAGTATGCTTGTAGCGGATATCCTGTCGGCAAATAACTGCAATTATGAAGTAATTAACAAGAATGCCGCATCTGAATCGGTATCTATAGCATATGCCGCATATAAGAAATTTAAGGCTAATGATTATCCGAAAATTATCTCTCCGCTTTATATAAGGAAACCTGACGCAAAAAAACAGACACCTTAATGTTAGTCTTTTTCTTCAACGGTACTTTTTATAAGGGTGATTAGATATTCTATATTTTCTATACCGCCTTCTTCCTCATCGAACATAAGCATATTTGTTATGATTCTTTTTGAATCTCTTTCAAAAAGTTTTACGCCTGTTCCGGAAAGCTCATCGCTAAGGTTATTAATAACACAAAGTAATGTTTCGGTAGCATCGAAGAGGTTATCGGGCAGCTCTGCCCTTTTATAAAGCTCACTAAAACTATTTGATGCGTCACTATCAAGTATTCTCCTTATATTAAGGGTGGGTACTTTTAATTTTCTGGCAACACACATTTCAAAAAGCTTTCTGTTCCCCATACAAAGAGCGTAAATCGGAGCTATATTTTCCTGCACTCCTCTTTCTTTGATAATTTTGATAAACAGGCAATATTCCTTATCGACATCTTTTTGACATTTTTTATCATCAAGTGTCTGTTTATCATCTTCTCGGACGATTTTTTCCCGAACCGTATTTAAGATACTTGCAGGCACTCTTTCTCTATGCTTTACCGAGATAAGTACAGCTTTTACCTCAGGGAATTTCTCAACTATCTCTTTATATCCGTCGTCTGAAACGGCAGCTCCTTTGTTATTTAATAAAGTAACTACAACGTCTTCATGTCCTTTATGTATAAGTGCGTCCGAAACGCCCTCTGAAACCGTTTCACGTTTTGATATGGTTTTTTGTTTTTCAATGTCATCGGTTCTTTCTATTATATATACCAGATTTTCATCAGTCAGGACTTTTGAAAATTCCAATATAGGTATTGCGACAATATCAATATCCTGAGCCAACTGCATGACAAGGTCGTTTGAAGCATTTAATGCGTTCTTTATGGACTCGGATATTCCGCATTTTACAAGAGTATCGGACTCTCTTACAAGTGACCTTAGGATTCTTTCAGAAGCTTCTTTTTGCTGAACGGACAAACTTTCGGAAGTGTAATATTTACCTATTTTTTTTATTACTTCCATTTTTGTTTCTAAAGGACTCTTTAAGAGAACTTCAATATCTACATCAGATACTATATTTTTTTCCGCACTCATAACAAACTTTTATTCCTCAGGCTTTAATTACTTATTTACCCCAATATTGATTAATGACACGAGATATTCAAGATTTTCGGTAACATCCATTTCTTCTGCGAGCATTATCATATTATTTATTACTCTTTTAGCTTCCGATTCAGTCAGGCTTGATATTTCGGTATCAATATCTTCACTGAAACCCCTTAATACCAAAAATAACACCCTGCTTGCACTATGAAGCTTATCCGGCAGGTTTGCCCTTTGATATATGATATCGAATTTTTCACCGTTTTCGTCATTATTAAGTAGCTTTGAAATATTTACAACCGGTATGCAAATATTTCTTGCCACACATAACTTAAACAGCTTAAAACTCCCTTTGCATAAAGCATAAATCGGTATTATATCATCGTTAATACCTTTTTCCCTTGCCCGCTTGATAAAGCTGCTATATTCCATGTCGTCACTATGCTCTGCGACCTCGTTCATATTTTCCGGCGACATTTTTTTTGCAGCATCACGTACTATATATAGAGGTACTTTAGGACGCTGCATGACCTCTTCCATAATTGATTTTTTATGGGCAAAGATTTTTATGATATCCTCATACCCCTTGTCGGGTACACGTGAACTTTTATTACGCAGCAACGTTACTATAACCGCCTCATGTTTTTTATCTATCAGGGCATTTGATACTACATTTGAAACGTTTACCCTTTTAGAAATGCTTTTTTCTTTTTCAATGTCATTTGTTTTTTGTATTATATAGATAAGGTTTTCATCTGTAAGAACCGGCGAAAATTCCAATACCGTTATGGATACGACTGTAACGTCTTCCGCCAGATGCATTACTATTTTATGCGGAATGTCATTAGAGTTCTTGATGGACTCGGACATAGCCTGCCTAACCTGCTCATCAGGCTCACTCTCGGCGATGGTAGATATTATTTTCTCAGCGGCTTTTTTTTGTTCATCTGAAAAACTGCCTGCGGTATAATACTTACCTATTTTCTTTATTATATCCAACTTGATATCTTTCGGACTTTTTAGCAGTGCATCAATATCAACTTCAGATAAAATTCTCTTTTTTGCTTGCATTTATCCCCTAAACCAAAAAATGAAATTTTATTTCAAATCTAAAATCATTATACATTCAAAACCTTAACAAATTACTAACGTTTTTATTACAATTTAGCTTATATACGCTTTTTTTGCTACCAAGAGTTG is a window encoding:
- the tsaB gene encoding tRNA (adenosine(37)-N6)-threonylcarbamoyltransferase complex dimerization subunit type 1 TsaB, with the translated sequence MKILSVDTTCGDCSVSLLKDGNIACEITQTESGKQAEQMISLIQTVLKNGGTNYKELDAIAVNIGPGSFTGVRIGLSGVKGINLVTGTPIVPVTSFESVAMQLDLKNNKKDILVALDAKRKQLYVQLFRANLEPLTPPELISYDQITKFNKNNEIILTGNGSMLVADILSANNCNYEVINKNAASESVSIAYAAYKKFKANDYPKIISPLYIRKPDAKKQTP